The following are encoded in a window of Aromatoleum petrolei genomic DNA:
- a CDS encoding CDGSH iron-sulfur domain-containing protein, giving the protein MSSETAKIAQKSPYAVDIEAGKSYWWCSCGKSAKQPFCDGAHQGSSFTPVEYKAEESKTAYFCGCKQSGNGVMCDGAHQKL; this is encoded by the coding sequence ATGTCGAGCGAAACCGCAAAGATCGCCCAGAAATCCCCCTACGCAGTCGACATCGAGGCCGGCAAGAGCTACTGGTGGTGTTCCTGTGGCAAGAGCGCCAAGCAGCCGTTCTGTGACGGCGCCCACCAGGGCAGCAGCTTCACCCCGGTCGAGTACAAGGCCGAGGAAAGCAAAACCGCCTACTTCTGCGGCTGTAAGCAGTCGGGCAACGGCGTGATGTGCGACGGCGCCCATCAGAAGCTGTAA